The Skermanella pratensis genome has a window encoding:
- a CDS encoding sugar phosphate isomerase/epimerase family protein encodes MKISLCTITFRHHLLSLEDLAVWAVANGFQGIELWGAHARNMAHDPGRNAAWLAGFGLSVPMLSDYLPLDGDAGDLMRKTTDLCRLAQRWRAGKIRTFAGGTGSRETPAARQAFIADRLRMICEHVADHGLSLLVETHPGTLADSLAATRALIRAVDHPALKINFDVLHVWEGGDDPIGARRDLLPHIGHYHLKNIRSRADLTVFEPANVYAAAGRRDGMVPLFDGMVDYRAFLAELSDDPGAEASLEWFGNDCHEILRRDRLEIGSERGRRRRPEAVPVARRPAPADPFVRGAAGEGRT; translated from the coding sequence ATGAAGATCTCGCTCTGCACCATCACGTTCCGCCACCACCTGCTGTCGTTGGAGGATCTCGCGGTCTGGGCAGTGGCCAACGGCTTCCAGGGCATCGAACTCTGGGGCGCCCACGCCCGGAACATGGCGCACGACCCCGGCCGCAACGCTGCCTGGCTGGCCGGGTTCGGCCTGTCGGTCCCGATGCTGAGCGACTACCTGCCGCTCGACGGGGACGCCGGCGACCTGATGCGGAAGACCACCGACCTCTGCCGTCTGGCACAGCGCTGGCGAGCAGGCAAGATCCGCACTTTCGCCGGCGGCACCGGAAGCCGGGAGACGCCGGCCGCACGGCAGGCCTTTATCGCCGACCGGCTGCGCATGATCTGCGAGCATGTCGCCGACCACGGCTTGTCCCTCCTGGTCGAGACCCATCCCGGGACGCTGGCGGACAGTCTGGCGGCGACGCGCGCCCTGATCCGGGCGGTCGATCATCCCGCCTTGAAGATCAATTTCGACGTGCTGCATGTCTGGGAAGGCGGCGACGACCCGATCGGGGCGCGCCGCGACCTGCTCCCCCATATCGGCCACTACCACCTGAAGAACATTCGCTCGCGGGCGGACCTGACGGTGTTCGAACCCGCGAACGTCTATGCCGCGGCGGGTCGGCGCGACGGGATGGTGCCGCTGTTCGACGGCATGGTCGATTACCGGGCCTTCCTGGCCGAGCTTTCCGACGATCCCGGAGCCGAGGCCTCGCTCGAATGGTTCGGCAACGACTGTCACGAGATCCTGCGCCGCGACCGACTGGAGATCGGGAGCGAACGGGGTCGGCGCCGGAGGCCCGAAGCGGTGCCTGTCGCGCGCCGCCCGGCCCCGGCGGATCCTTTCGTCAGGGGAGCGGCCGGGGAGGGCCGAACTTAG
- the nagA gene encoding N-acetylglucosamine-6-phosphate deacetylase, whose translation MGQFLVGSRLFTGDLILEGHGIALDGGRITGVMPEADVPAEADIVRLPAGSLLAPGFIDVQANGAGGVLFNGDPNEDTVLRMAASLRRFGCTGLLPTLITDERSRMRPAAEAVIAAAGRPENGILGIHFEGPFISPDKPGVHDPRHIRQPDDADLDFLCRLPERLPHGRVLVTLAPERVEDEVVARLAGAGVVVSAGHTVAGYGRTLDAVAHGLTGFTHLFNAMPPISGREPGVAVAALERNGTWCGIIADGIHVDPATLRMALAAKGPAGLFLVTDAMPPVGTDAAEFELYGRRIFRRDGRLVTEGGTLAGADIDMASAVRNCVGLLGLPLEESLRMASLYPATFLGMQDRFGRLAAGHRADLVMLDAELRVLDTWIDGVRSPLGRPSAEG comes from the coding sequence TTGGGACAGTTTCTGGTCGGATCCCGGTTGTTCACCGGCGACCTCATCCTGGAAGGCCATGGCATCGCGCTGGACGGCGGACGGATCACCGGCGTGATGCCGGAGGCGGACGTGCCCGCGGAGGCCGATATCGTCCGGCTGCCGGCAGGAAGCCTGCTTGCCCCGGGCTTCATCGACGTGCAGGCCAACGGCGCCGGCGGCGTGCTGTTCAATGGCGATCCCAACGAGGATACCGTCCTCCGCATGGCCGCTTCCCTGCGCCGGTTCGGCTGCACCGGGCTGCTGCCCACGCTGATCACCGACGAGCGCTCCCGGATGCGGCCCGCCGCCGAGGCCGTGATCGCCGCGGCGGGTCGGCCGGAGAACGGCATCCTGGGCATCCATTTCGAAGGGCCGTTCATCAGCCCGGACAAGCCTGGCGTCCACGATCCCCGCCACATCCGTCAACCCGACGACGCCGACCTGGACTTCCTCTGCAGGTTGCCGGAGCGATTGCCCCACGGGCGGGTGCTGGTCACTCTGGCGCCGGAGCGGGTGGAGGACGAGGTCGTCGCCCGGCTGGCCGGCGCCGGCGTGGTGGTCTCGGCCGGGCACACGGTCGCGGGGTATGGCCGCACGCTCGACGCCGTCGCGCACGGCCTGACCGGCTTCACGCACCTGTTCAACGCCATGCCTCCCATCTCCGGCCGGGAGCCGGGCGTCGCCGTGGCGGCGCTGGAACGCAACGGCACCTGGTGCGGCATCATCGCGGACGGCATCCATGTCGATCCGGCGACCCTGCGGATGGCGCTGGCCGCCAAGGGACCGGCCGGGCTGTTCCTGGTGACCGACGCCATGCCGCCGGTCGGAACGGACGCGGCCGAGTTCGAGCTGTACGGCAGGCGCATCTTCAGGCGGGACGGCCGGCTGGTCACGGAAGGCGGCACCCTGGCCGGCGCCGACATCGACATGGCGTCGGCCGTGAGGAACTGCGTGGGGCTTCTCGGCCTCCCGCTGGAGGAGAGCCTGCGCATGGCGTCGCTCTACCCGGCGACGTTCCTGGGCATGCAGGACCGGTTCGGCCGGCTGGCGGCCGGACATCGGGCGGACCTGGTCATGCTCGATGCGGAACTGCGCGTTCTGGATACGTGGATCGACGGGGTCCGTTCACCGCTCGGACGCCCCTCCGCGGAAGGATAG
- a CDS encoding DUF488 family protein codes for MASSPTIWTVGYERASSDALLAALKQAGVKVLMDVRDLPLSRRAGFSKSTLRASLEAAGIEYLHLKGLGTPKEGRLAARRGDHELFWRIVDERMATPEAELDLLRAADVAGTRPSALLCFEADPAVCHRQRVADALADRFGFRIEHIHPTHIKLTGEAPAGPGDAAAGR; via the coding sequence ATGGCGTCATCGCCAACCATCTGGACCGTGGGCTACGAGCGGGCCTCGTCGGATGCCCTGCTGGCGGCCTTGAAGCAGGCCGGCGTCAAGGTGCTGATGGATGTCCGCGACCTGCCCCTGTCGCGGCGCGCCGGGTTCTCCAAGAGCACGCTGCGCGCCTCCCTCGAAGCGGCCGGGATCGAGTATCTCCACCTCAAGGGGCTGGGCACGCCGAAGGAAGGCCGCCTCGCCGCCCGGCGCGGGGACCATGAGCTGTTCTGGCGGATCGTGGACGAGCGCATGGCGACCCCGGAGGCCGAACTGGACCTGCTGCGCGCCGCCGATGTCGCCGGGACGCGCCCCAGCGCCCTGCTCTGCTTCGAGGCCGATCCGGCAGTCTGCCACCGCCAGCGGGTCGCCGACGCCCTGGCCGACCGCTTCGGTTTCCGGATCGAGCATATCCACCCGACCCATATCAAGCTTACCGGGGAGGCGCCAGCAGGCCCAGGGGACGCGGCGGCGGGGCGTTGA
- a CDS encoding pirin family protein, translated as MDLLETLVVARTGDIGGFAVRRALPSVKRRMVGPFVFLDQMGPAEFIIGHGLDVRPHPHIGLATVTYLFEGEILHRDSLGTIQPIQPGAVNWMTAGRGISHSERTAPELRARGFNLFGIQSWVALPAFAEETDPAFTHHPADDLPVIEGEGKRVRVIAGSLYGAASPVATLTETFYADAALDAGAGIPLPGDQEERAVYVVQGRIEIAGDRFEPGQLLVFRPGDQITITALEPARLMLLGGAAMDGPRHIWWNFVSSSKDRIEQAKADWKAGRFGAVPDDSEFIPLPER; from the coding sequence ATGGATCTGCTGGAGACGCTCGTCGTTGCGCGGACCGGAGACATCGGCGGGTTCGCGGTCCGACGCGCCCTGCCGTCGGTCAAGCGGCGCATGGTCGGCCCGTTCGTGTTCCTCGACCAGATGGGGCCGGCGGAGTTCATCATCGGCCACGGCCTCGACGTCAGGCCGCACCCGCATATCGGTTTGGCGACCGTCACCTATCTGTTCGAAGGCGAGATCCTTCACCGCGACAGCCTGGGCACGATCCAGCCGATCCAGCCCGGCGCGGTGAACTGGATGACGGCGGGCAGGGGCATTTCCCATTCCGAGCGCACGGCGCCGGAACTGCGGGCGCGAGGGTTCAACCTGTTCGGCATCCAGTCCTGGGTCGCCCTTCCGGCTTTCGCGGAAGAAACCGATCCCGCCTTCACCCATCATCCGGCGGACGACCTGCCGGTGATCGAGGGCGAGGGCAAGCGCGTGCGGGTGATCGCCGGCTCCCTGTACGGGGCGGCGTCGCCGGTCGCGACCCTGACCGAGACCTTCTACGCGGATGCGGCGCTGGATGCCGGGGCCGGCATCCCGCTTCCCGGCGACCAGGAGGAACGGGCCGTCTACGTGGTCCAGGGGCGCATCGAGATCGCCGGCGACCGGTTCGAGCCCGGGCAGCTCCTGGTATTCCGCCCCGGCGACCAGATCACCATCACCGCGCTGGAACCGGCGCGCCTGATGCTTCTGGGCGGAGCGGCGATGGACGGACCGCGGCATATCTGGTGGAACTTCGTCTCCAGCTCGAAGGACCGCATCGAGCAGGCCAAGGCCGATTGGAAGGCGGGGCGCTTCGGCGCGGTGCCGGACGATTCGGAGTTCATCCCCCTGCCGGAACGGTGA
- a CDS encoding terminase small subunit translates to MLDHQSPTPAPASPPVIVLPPRQEAFCQAMACGVGGAEAARRAGYSPNGAKQRGAVLMTQPEIRVRVDQLRADRRAGHQADLDEAASLVRTIIDEALERKSLGLALRAIELRLRLRGVVQDKRIPHHYLGDKPHPDADLETLECEPEEEAGLAPPAQPSAPAGGKTAKAAGASKPAAKRNSDLSGLPVVTSPAFASLFGSTSLSAPVTPIRVPAAASARVTVPAGG, encoded by the coding sequence ATGCTCGACCATCAGTCCCCGACACCGGCCCCAGCCTCTCCGCCCGTGATCGTCCTGCCTCCCCGCCAGGAAGCCTTCTGCCAAGCCATGGCCTGCGGCGTCGGCGGGGCCGAGGCGGCGCGCCGGGCGGGGTACTCGCCCAACGGGGCGAAGCAGCGCGGCGCCGTCCTGATGACCCAGCCGGAAATCCGCGTCCGCGTGGACCAGCTCCGCGCCGACCGGCGGGCCGGCCACCAAGCCGACCTGGACGAGGCGGCATCCCTCGTCAGGACCATCATCGACGAGGCGCTGGAGCGCAAGAGCCTCGGGCTGGCGTTGCGGGCCATCGAGCTTCGGCTGAGGCTGCGCGGCGTCGTGCAGGACAAGCGCATCCCGCATCACTATCTCGGCGACAAGCCGCACCCCGACGCCGACCTGGAGACCCTGGAGTGCGAACCGGAGGAGGAGGCCGGCCTTGCCCCTCCCGCGCAGCCGTCCGCTCCCGCGGGGGGCAAGACAGCCAAAGCGGCCGGGGCATCGAAACCGGCGGCCAAGCGGAACAGTGACCTTTCCGGCCTTCCGGTAGTGACCTCGCCCGCTTTCGCCAGCCTGTTCGGCTCCACGTCGCTGTCCGCCCCGGTGACGCCCATCCGAGTGCCGGCTGCGGCCAGCGCGCGGGTCACCGTTCCGGCAGGGGGATGA
- a CDS encoding flagellin — translation MISSLNTNTGSYSSVRSFGAAENAVQASQKRIASGRKVADAYDNGAAFSVAEGLRGDTAALGAANERLAVGKGMIDVAVKAGQFISSSLQDARATLIKLSDPSLGANDRANYQAQFKNQVGDIGAFVKDAKYNGVNLLDQGAQNQNIVSNGSGGSVSVRAQDLQTSLVDVLSNADVSTAGAAASLLQPGGQFAQAEDNLGSALNTLSADAKSVDNSIKSNNSIIDATNTGLGEIVDADLAKEAAALSAAQARQQLSGQSLSIANQAPQALLGLFQ, via the coding sequence ATGATCAGTTCACTCAACACCAACACCGGTTCGTATTCTTCGGTCCGCAGCTTCGGCGCGGCGGAGAATGCCGTGCAAGCGTCCCAGAAGCGGATCGCTTCCGGGCGCAAGGTGGCCGATGCCTACGACAACGGCGCCGCCTTCAGCGTCGCCGAGGGTTTGCGCGGCGATACGGCCGCCCTGGGTGCGGCGAACGAGCGTCTTGCCGTGGGCAAGGGCATGATCGACGTCGCGGTGAAGGCCGGACAGTTCATCTCCTCGTCCCTCCAGGATGCCAGGGCCACGCTTATCAAGCTGTCCGACCCTTCGCTCGGCGCGAATGACCGCGCGAACTATCAGGCCCAGTTCAAGAATCAGGTCGGCGACATCGGCGCCTTCGTCAAGGACGCCAAGTACAACGGCGTCAACCTGCTCGACCAAGGCGCCCAGAACCAGAACATCGTGTCGAACGGAAGCGGCGGGTCGGTTTCGGTCAGGGCGCAGGACCTTCAGACCTCCCTGGTGGATGTGTTGTCCAACGCCGACGTGTCCACCGCCGGCGCCGCGGCGTCCCTGCTCCAGCCCGGCGGTCAGTTCGCCCAGGCGGAGGACAACCTCGGCTCCGCCCTCAACACGCTATCGGCCGACGCCAAGAGCGTCGACAATTCCATCAAGTCCAACAACTCGATCATCGACGCCACCAACACCGGATTGGGCGAGATCGTGGACGCCGACCTGGCGAAGGAAGCGGCGGCGCTGTCGGCAGCACAGGCCAGGCAGCAGCTTTCCGGGCAGTCGCTGTCGATCGCCAACCAGGCCCCCCAGGCCCTGCTCGGCCTCTTCCAGTAG
- a CDS encoding ABC transporter ATP-binding protein, with protein MHAYFEKLLDALAPADVVQPPQRPGAFVSYFLKPIGGLLAVTLVVSGLASFSELALYAFLGWLVDWMATTPREEFLQVHGWSLAGMALVAIVIRPLLVLASRGLINLTLIPALTSRVRWRNYRWVLRQSLTFFQNDFAGRVAQKVMQTGPALREAVVNVIDGVWFLVTFLVGAIALFAALDWRLLIPVLAWIAGYSAVVWIMVPPVRRKSEALSEATSALSGRVVDSYTNILSVKLFAHAEREDEFVRSGLVRQLSAYREVMRAIFDMTVALTVLNSLLLFAMTALAIQLWLAGSITAGSIAVATGLIIRLTQMSGWILRTVTTLFENIGTIENGIETISKPHGVTDGPKAPELVVGKGAIRFDDVRFHYGKEGGVIENLSLDIRPGEKVGLVGRSGAGKSTLVNLLLRFYDLEGGRILIDGTDISTVTQASLRAHIGVVSQDTGLLHRSIADNIRYGRPDATREDMVRAARLAEADHFIDGLSDHRGRGGYDVLVGERGVKLSGGQRQRIAIARVILKDAPILVLDEATSALDSEVEAAIQGQLKTLMEGKTVIAIAHRLSTIAALDRLVVMDGGRIVEEGSHRELVRRGGLYARLWERQSGGFLGLPAE; from the coding sequence ATGCACGCATACTTTGAAAAGCTGCTCGACGCCTTGGCGCCGGCCGATGTCGTCCAGCCGCCGCAACGTCCCGGCGCGTTCGTCAGCTACTTCCTGAAGCCGATCGGCGGCCTCCTGGCCGTCACCCTGGTGGTGTCCGGGCTCGCGTCCTTCTCCGAACTGGCGCTCTACGCCTTCCTGGGCTGGCTGGTCGACTGGATGGCGACGACTCCCCGGGAGGAGTTCCTTCAGGTCCACGGCTGGTCGCTGGCCGGCATGGCGCTGGTCGCGATCGTGATCCGCCCGCTTCTGGTGCTCGCCTCGCGCGGGTTGATCAACCTGACGCTGATCCCCGCGCTGACCAGCCGGGTCCGGTGGCGGAACTATCGCTGGGTGCTGCGGCAGAGCCTGACCTTCTTCCAGAACGACTTCGCCGGCCGGGTCGCGCAGAAAGTTATGCAGACCGGGCCGGCGCTGCGCGAGGCCGTGGTCAACGTGATCGACGGCGTCTGGTTCCTGGTCACGTTCCTCGTCGGCGCCATCGCCCTGTTCGCCGCCCTGGACTGGCGGCTGCTGATCCCCGTGCTGGCCTGGATCGCCGGCTATTCCGCCGTCGTCTGGATCATGGTGCCGCCGGTCCGCCGAAAGTCGGAAGCCCTGTCGGAGGCGACCTCGGCGCTGTCCGGCCGGGTGGTGGACAGCTACACCAACATCCTGTCGGTCAAGCTGTTCGCCCATGCCGAGCGGGAGGACGAGTTCGTCCGGAGCGGGCTGGTGCGCCAGCTCTCGGCCTACCGCGAGGTGATGCGCGCGATTTTCGACATGACCGTCGCGCTGACCGTGCTGAACAGCCTGCTGCTGTTCGCCATGACGGCGCTGGCGATCCAGCTCTGGCTGGCGGGGTCGATCACCGCCGGGTCGATCGCGGTGGCGACCGGGCTGATCATCCGCCTGACCCAGATGTCGGGCTGGATCCTGCGCACCGTCACGACGCTGTTCGAGAACATCGGCACGATCGAGAACGGCATCGAGACTATTTCCAAGCCCCACGGGGTGACGGACGGGCCGAAGGCGCCCGAACTCGTGGTCGGAAAGGGGGCGATCCGGTTCGACGACGTGCGCTTCCACTATGGCAAGGAAGGCGGCGTGATCGAGAACCTGTCGCTCGACATCCGTCCGGGCGAGAAGGTTGGGCTGGTCGGGCGGTCCGGTGCCGGGAAATCCACCTTGGTGAACCTGCTGCTGCGTTTCTACGACCTGGAGGGTGGCCGCATCCTGATCGACGGAACGGATATCTCGACCGTGACCCAGGCCAGCCTGCGGGCGCATATCGGCGTGGTCAGCCAGGATACGGGCCTTCTGCACCGTTCGATCGCCGACAACATCCGCTACGGCCGGCCGGATGCCACGCGGGAGGACATGGTGCGGGCGGCGCGGCTGGCCGAGGCCGACCACTTCATCGATGGGTTGAGCGATCACCGGGGGCGCGGCGGCTACGATGTGCTGGTCGGCGAGCGCGGGGTCAAGCTGTCGGGCGGACAGCGCCAGCGGATCGCCATCGCCCGGGTGATCCTGAAGGACGCGCCGATCCTGGTACTGGACGAGGCGACCTCCGCCCTGGACTCGGAGGTCGAAGCCGCCATCCAGGGCCAGCTCAAGACCCTTATGGAGGGCAAGACCGTGATCGCCATCGCGCACCGCCTGTCCACGATAGCGGCGCTGGACCGGCTCGTCGTGATGGACGGCGGGCGGATCGTGGAGGAAGGCAGCCACCGCGAACTGGTTCGGCGCGGCGGCCTCTACGCCCGCCTGTGGGAGCGCCAGTCCGGCGGCTTCCTGGGGCTGCCGGCGGAGTAA
- a CDS encoding ABC transporter substrate-binding protein, whose product MKKFLAATGLALALAFSQSPAQAQKPTIPIIVKDTTSFYWQIVLAGARQAGMDLGVTVQELGAQSEADINGQIGILENAVSSNPAAIVISPTQFAALGPAITEAAQQVKIIGIDSAADSKAFTSFLTTDNVQGGRAAADALAAAITEQYGAAEGEVALITSLPGVGSLDQRAKGFKEQLAAKYPKLKLTADRVADGQPTTGLNIMTDLITANPNLRGVFASNLIMAQGAGQAIAENNLGDKIKLIGFDNDERLVSFLKEGVIAALVVQDPYRMGYDGVKTALAASKGEAVPAEVDTGVNVITKANMDDARSQELLNPKVK is encoded by the coding sequence ATGAAGAAGTTCCTGGCCGCCACCGGTCTGGCGCTGGCGCTCGCCTTTTCGCAGAGCCCGGCGCAGGCGCAGAAGCCGACGATCCCGATCATCGTCAAGGACACCACGTCCTTCTACTGGCAGATCGTGCTGGCCGGCGCCCGGCAGGCCGGCATGGACCTTGGCGTCACCGTCCAGGAACTGGGCGCCCAGTCCGAGGCCGACATCAACGGCCAGATCGGCATCCTGGAGAACGCCGTGTCGAGCAATCCGGCGGCGATCGTGATCTCCCCCACCCAGTTCGCGGCCCTGGGTCCGGCGATCACCGAGGCGGCGCAGCAGGTCAAGATCATCGGCATCGACAGCGCGGCCGACAGCAAGGCCTTCACCTCCTTCCTGACGACGGACAACGTCCAGGGCGGGCGCGCCGCGGCGGACGCGCTGGCGGCGGCGATCACCGAGCAGTACGGCGCCGCCGAGGGCGAGGTAGCGCTGATCACGTCGCTGCCGGGCGTCGGTTCGCTCGACCAGCGGGCAAAGGGCTTCAAGGAACAGCTGGCCGCCAAGTATCCCAAGCTCAAGCTGACCGCCGACCGGGTCGCCGACGGGCAGCCGACCACCGGCCTCAACATCATGACCGACCTGATCACCGCGAACCCGAACCTGCGGGGCGTCTTCGCCAGCAACCTGATCATGGCGCAGGGCGCGGGCCAGGCCATCGCCGAGAACAACCTGGGCGACAAGATCAAGCTGATCGGCTTCGACAACGATGAGCGGCTGGTGAGCTTCCTGAAGGAGGGCGTGATCGCCGCCCTGGTGGTTCAGGACCCGTACCGCATGGGCTATGACGGGGTGAAGACCGCCCTGGCCGCCTCCAAGGGCGAGGCGGTGCCGGCCGAGGTGGACACCGGCGTCAACGTGATCACCAAGGCCAACATGGACGACGCCCGGTCGCAGGAGCTGCTGAACCCGAAGGTCAAGTGA
- a CDS encoding sugar ABC transporter ATP-binding protein has protein sequence MTAAPAAGASPEVATLELRKLDKRFAGTHALKAVSLGFRPGEVHAIVGENGAGKSTLIKLLTGVHPKTSGSILWQGREVEFSGPQDALALGINAVHQEVVLCPHLTVAANIFLGDETTRFGLLRKREMNRRAQEILDGLGFHLPADAMLSDLTIGQQQLVATARAASRGTRFLVFDEPTGYLTRAETDQLFALIRRLHAEGVTIIYISHRMEEIFQIADRVSVLRDGQLIGTHVVAETNERDLIREMVNRPLDEVHHKEAIPLGETLLEVHGLSGPGFENVSLTVRRGEIVGLYGLIGAGRSEFVRCLFGRTHKTAGEVRLRGKAVDFRREADAIGNGIVLLPESRRDQGLCLNLPVGFNLNLPVFHKISVAGFIQPGEERTRAEKQMRDLRIVAASRSVDALTLSGGNQQKIVIGKWLNHGADLFIFDEPTVGVDVGTKAEIYKLMAALLRNGAGIILISSYLPEVHDLADTLHVFRKGRLTASFGHRGTDHESILAEAIGT, from the coding sequence ATGACGGCAGCGCCGGCTGCCGGGGCCTCTCCCGAAGTCGCCACGCTCGAACTCCGCAAGCTCGACAAGCGCTTCGCCGGGACCCATGCGCTGAAGGCCGTCAGCCTCGGCTTCAGGCCCGGCGAGGTCCACGCGATCGTCGGCGAGAACGGGGCCGGGAAGTCAACGCTGATCAAGCTGCTGACGGGGGTCCATCCCAAGACCTCCGGCAGCATCCTGTGGCAGGGCAGGGAGGTCGAGTTCTCCGGCCCGCAGGACGCGCTGGCGCTCGGCATCAACGCGGTCCACCAGGAGGTGGTGCTGTGTCCGCACCTGACGGTCGCGGCCAACATCTTCCTGGGCGACGAGACCACCCGGTTCGGGCTGCTGCGCAAGCGGGAGATGAACCGCCGCGCGCAGGAGATCCTGGACGGGCTTGGCTTCCACCTGCCGGCCGACGCCATGCTGAGCGACCTGACCATCGGGCAGCAGCAGCTGGTCGCGACCGCGCGGGCGGCGAGCCGGGGCACCCGTTTCCTGGTATTCGACGAGCCGACCGGCTACCTGACCCGGGCGGAGACCGACCAGCTCTTCGCGCTGATCCGCCGGCTGCACGCCGAAGGCGTCACGATCATCTATATCAGCCACCGCATGGAGGAGATCTTCCAGATCGCCGACCGCGTCTCGGTGCTGCGCGACGGGCAGCTGATCGGGACGCACGTCGTGGCCGAGACCAACGAACGCGACCTGATCCGGGAGATGGTGAACCGGCCGCTGGACGAGGTCCACCACAAGGAGGCGATCCCCCTGGGCGAGACCCTGCTGGAGGTGCACGGCCTGAGCGGCCCCGGCTTCGAGAATGTCTCGCTGACGGTCCGGCGCGGCGAGATCGTCGGGCTGTACGGCCTGATCGGGGCGGGGCGGAGCGAGTTCGTGCGGTGCCTGTTCGGCCGGACCCACAAGACGGCGGGAGAGGTGCGGCTGCGCGGCAAGGCGGTCGATTTCCGGCGGGAGGCGGACGCGATCGGCAACGGCATCGTGCTGCTGCCGGAAAGCCGCCGCGACCAGGGGCTTTGCCTGAACCTGCCGGTGGGTTTCAACCTGAACCTGCCGGTGTTCCACAAGATCAGCGTCGCGGGCTTCATCCAGCCGGGCGAGGAACGCACCCGCGCGGAGAAGCAGATGAGGGACCTGCGCATCGTCGCCGCGTCGAGGAGCGTCGACGCCCTGACCCTGTCGGGCGGCAACCAGCAGAAGATCGTGATCGGCAAGTGGCTGAACCACGGCGCCGATCTCTTCATCTTCGACGAGCCGACCGTGGGCGTCGATGTCGGCACCAAGGCGGAGATCTACAAGCTGATGGCGGCGCTGCTGAGGAACGGCGCCGGGATCATCCTGATCTCCTCATACCTGCCGGAGGTCCACGACCTCGCCGACACCCTGCACGTCTTCCGCAAGGGGCGGCTGACGGCCAGCTTCGGCCATCGCGGCACCGACCATGAATCCATCCTCGCCGAGGCCATCGGGACCTGA